The genomic DNA CATAAAAAAATATGAAGGAGAACATCATGGGTCTGTAGCCTGTATTGTTGAGCAATTTTCACAATCAACAAAATCCGTTGAAGAAAATTCATGAGTAAAAAATCCATCCAGTATTCTTCTGGATAACTGCAGTAAAATCCTGAGTTGGCTTATATAGCAACTTAGGATTTTTTATTACTAACAGCTTTAATGGCTAATTTAAAAATAGATTTTAAGGTTTCAGCAATATCTTTATTTTCTATAATTATTCCAATTTTGTCGCGATAGGATGTTAGACGAATTTTGTCTTTGTAGACAGCAATGTCTCCAGGAAATATATAATCTGTCTTGTTTATTTTAATTCGAGTGTTGTTTTTATCACTTTCCAATGTTGATTTTTCAGAATTATAAAGAGCTCTTACACTCGATTTATTTTTTAATCGTATCCGTTTAAGTTTTTCATTTTCTTCTTTTGATATGAAATTGTCCATTTCATCCTTTGAAAAGGCTAACCACATAGGCTCATCCTTTGTAAAATCAAAGCTTGAACTTGCCATTCGCATAATTCCCTCTTTCCCTAAATAATACTTCACAATCGGTTTTTTGATACTGGCGCTATTGATGCTGTTTAATTCTTCCACAAGTCCTTTGAGTGTCTGTTTTTTTTGTTCTATAACTTGCTTTTGCTTTTCTAGGATGTTTTCCAGCTGTGCAGGATCCTCCGGGACAAACATTTGCTTTTTTTCCTCATTTGATGCACTGACGAGACCGATCTTCATGAGATTTTCCAATGTAAAATACGTCGTTGCTCGATTGACACCGGACTTTTTGGCGATCTCTGCCGCACTTCCCTGTCCCAATTCCAATGTAGCAATGTACACTTTTGCCTCTTTGTCATTTAGACCGATTTCTTCAAGTTTTTTTGCAAGCATAATAATATATCAGATATTTATATGTTTGAATTATACAGCAAATCTTACCACTTGACAAAAATGCTAAATGGTGTATAATTCTAGTTCGTTCATTAAAACATATTAAAAACTCATAAGAGGTGCTGATTATGGAAGCGGAAAGAGAAGTGCTTTGCAAAGCATTTATGAAAATTGTTGAAGATTCATATTTCACTGCGTTCATATTGCTGAAATTGCGCGGCGAGATCACTCCTCAACTGGAGAAGGATTTCCTCGCGTTTCATCAAACCGTGCTTGAGATGTTCTCGATTCACGGTATAAAATTTTCGATGAATAGAGTGTTTGAGTATATACCACTTAATACGTGGATTCCTGCATACCTCAAATACCTTTCGACAGAAACCGAAAATGCGCCAACGTCCGAGGAATCATATTCCTCACTGCCGACAAATCCTGTTTTTCAGGAAATTTGTGCGACTATTCGTGCGCAAAAATCCAATTAAAAATCAAGACCGCAGAGTGTCATTTTGCACTCTTCGGTCTTTTCTTATACAATAGATACGTAATTACTATGTGTAAAAAATATGGTCAAAAATGTTGAAGATATTCTTAGTCCAGAATTATTGTCTGAATTAACTACTGAACAGATCTCCGCACTCGAAGAAAAATTTCCTCAAGTCATCCCTGATGATGAGGGCAAGGTTTTGAGGATTGCAACAGACATAGCCACTGGCACAGATGACATCGAGACGGCTATGAAAAATTTTGATACAGCACGCGAGATTGCTCTACAAAAAGTTGAAATGACCAACACAAAACTTGTCGACAAAGGAGATGGCCTCGTAACAAGAATGATGCGCTAATAAAATAATTATACACAGTAAAAAACAACAGATCTCTCTGTTGTTTTTTTATTGCCGGATATCCACAATTTTAATATCTGCTTTTTTAAATATGTCGACAAATGTATTCATTTTTTCCTGTGAGAGCGGTTTCTTCTTTTCAAATGCAGGATCAAGCGTCACCTCCGGACGAAACGTTTGGAGATAGAGCTTATCACTCCCTTCCAACAATTGCGCCATTTCTTTGACAATCTCCTCTGTGTGCACGCCATCGATCACTGTTGTGCGAAATTCATATGGCACACTATTTTTTTTGAGTAAATTGATACTTTTTACGATGTTTTTCGGATTTGCCAGATCGCCTGCCAATTCTTTATAGCGTTGTGGCGTCGTTTTGACATCCATTGCTACATAATCCACCAGATGTTCTTTGATAAGAGAAATGAGGACATCCGGCAAATTGCCGTTTGTATCCAATTTTACAAGATATCCCAATGCACGAACTTTTTTGATGAATTCCTTGAGATCAGGTTGCACCGTTGGCTCCCCGCCCGAGATCACCAATCCATCCAACTTCCCTTTTCGTGATCGCAAAAAATTCAAAATTGTTTTTTCAGAAATAAAGCTCGGACGCAACTTCACAATCTCTTGTGGCAAAACGAACTCTTTATTATGACAAAAACGGCAGCGCATATTACACCCGGGGGTGAAAATGATCGCTGCCACTTTGTCTGGATAATCCAGGAGAGTAAACGGTTGTACACCGCTAATCAGCATATTTATCGCTGAAAGACTCGTTTGCTGCGACGCATTCTTGAAAATGCTTGCGTGAATAATGTTCTGATTTCTTTCCCGTGTTAAAAAAAGATACCGGGCGGAAATACCCCATTACTCGTGTCCACACTTCACAGCGTGTGCGCTCTCCATCTGTGCATTGCAACTTTTGTGATGCCATATTTTTATTTTATTAATTATTTATAAATTTATTAATCTTATTTGTCGGGCATAGCACTTTCATAGCGCCCACGGAACTCACTGTCACAACAACTTTTTTTCACACCCAATTCCTGATCACATTTTGGACAAAAATCATATTCCCCATCGAGGTAACCGTGTTTCGGACAGATCGAGAATGTCGGCGTGATCGTGATATACGGCAATCGATAGTTTGTCAGGATCTTTTTTACCAACTGAGCACACGCCTTACCGGAACTGATGCGCTCACTCATATAACCATGAAATACCGTGCCTCCCGTATATTTTTTTTGCAATTCATCCTGGAGATCCAACGCTTCGAAAATATCATCTGTATATCCCACAGGCAACTGCGTGGAGTTTGTGTAGTATGGTGCTTCTTTGGTGCCTGCTTGAATG from Parcubacteria group bacterium includes the following:
- a CDS encoding helix-turn-helix domain-containing protein; this encodes MLAKKLEEIGLNDKEAKVYIATLELGQGSAAEIAKKSGVNRATTYFTLENLMKIGLVSASNEEKKQMFVPEDPAQLENILEKQKQVIEQKKQTLKGLVEELNSINSASIKKPIVKYYLGKEGIMRMASSSFDFTKDEPMWLAFSKDEMDNFISKEENEKLKRIRLKNKSSVRALYNSEKSTLESDKNNTRIKINKTDYIFPGDIAVYKDKIRLTSYRDKIGIIIENKDIAETLKSIFKLAIKAVSNKKS
- a CDS encoding anaerobic ribonucleoside-triphosphate reductase activating protein, which encodes MLISGVQPFTLLDYPDKVAAIIFTPGCNMRCRFCHNKEFVLPQEIVKLRPSFISEKTILNFLRSRKGKLDGLVISGGEPTVQPDLKEFIKKVRALGYLVKLDTNGNLPDVLISLIKEHLVDYVAMDVKTTPQRYKELAGDLANPKNIVKSINLLKKNSVPYEFRTTVIDGVHTEEIVKEMAQLLEGSDKLYLQTFRPEVTLDPAFEKKKPLSQEKMNTFVDIFKKADIKIVDIRQ
- the nrdD gene encoding anaerobic ribonucleoside-triphosphate reductase, producing MASQKLQCTDGERTRCEVWTRVMGYFRPVSFFNTGKKSEHYSRKHFQECVAANESFSDKYAD